From a region of the Streptomyces sp. B21-083 genome:
- the miaA gene encoding tRNA (adenosine(37)-N6)-dimethylallyltransferase MiaA, with the protein MSSAAPTPRVIAVVGPTAAGKSDLGVFLAQRLGGEVVNADSMQLYRGMDIGTAKLTPEERGGIPHHLLDIWDVTVAASVAEYQRLARERIDALLAEGRWPVLVGGSGLYVRSAVDNLEFPGTDPEVRARLEEELTLRGSGALHARLAAADPEAAQAILPSNGRRIVRALEVIEITGKPFTANLPGHDSVYDTVQIGVDVSRPELDERIARRVDRMWAAGLVDEVRALEAHGLREGLTASRALGYQQVLAALAGECGEDDARAETVRATKRFARRQDSWFRRDPRVHWLSGAAADLTELPHLALALLERPVTA; encoded by the coding sequence GTGAGCAGCGCAGCCCCCACCCCACGAGTCATCGCCGTCGTCGGCCCCACCGCGGCCGGAAAGTCCGATCTGGGCGTCTTTCTCGCTCAGCGTCTCGGCGGTGAGGTCGTCAACGCCGACTCGATGCAGCTCTACCGAGGGATGGACATCGGCACCGCCAAGTTGACGCCCGAGGAGCGCGGCGGCATCCCGCACCACCTGCTGGACATCTGGGACGTGACCGTCGCGGCGAGCGTCGCCGAGTACCAGCGCCTCGCCCGCGAGCGGATCGACGCGCTGCTCGCCGAGGGACGCTGGCCGGTCCTCGTCGGTGGCTCCGGCCTCTACGTCCGGAGCGCCGTCGACAACCTGGAGTTCCCCGGCACCGACCCCGAGGTCAGGGCCCGTCTGGAGGAGGAGCTCACCCTGCGCGGCTCCGGCGCCCTGCACGCCCGGCTGGCCGCCGCCGACCCCGAGGCCGCGCAGGCGATCCTGCCCAGCAACGGCCGCCGTATCGTCCGGGCGCTGGAGGTCATCGAGATCACCGGCAAGCCGTTCACCGCCAACCTTCCGGGCCACGACTCCGTGTACGACACCGTGCAGATCGGCGTCGACGTGTCCCGCCCCGAGCTGGACGAGCGCATCGCCCGCCGGGTCGACCGGATGTGGGCGGCGGGGCTCGTCGACGAGGTGCGCGCGCTGGAGGCGCACGGCCTGCGCGAGGGGCTCACGGCATCGCGCGCGCTGGGCTACCAGCAGGTGCTCGCGGCGCTCGCCGGGGAGTGCGGCGAGGACGACGCGCGGGCCGAGACCGTGCGCGCCACCAAGCGCTTCGCGCGCCGCCAGGATTCGTGGTTCAGGCGCGATCCCCGGGTGCACTGGTTGAGTGGGGCTGCGGCGGATCTCACAGAACTTCCGCACCTCGCACTGGCGTTGCTCGAACGACCGGTCACAGCCTGA
- the dapF gene encoding diaminopimelate epimerase produces the protein MSTRIAFLKGHGTENDFVIVPDPENVIDLPPAAVAALCDRRAGIGGDGLLHVVRSAAHPEAKGMAAEAEWFMDYRNGDGSIAEMCGNGVRVFARYLQRAGQVTEGDLRVATRGGVKSVHLAKEGDVTVGMGKALLPEGEVVVRVGERSWPARNVNMGNPHAIAFVDDLAHAGDLFTAPPFSPASVYPDGVNVEFVVDRGPRHVALRVHERGAGETRSCGTGACAVAVATARRDGADPAVTGTPVTYTVDVPGGRLVITERADGEIEMTGPAVIVAEGEIDADWLETSVI, from the coding sequence ATGAGCACGCGGATCGCCTTCCTCAAGGGTCACGGGACCGAGAACGACTTCGTGATCGTTCCCGACCCCGAGAACGTCATCGACCTCCCCCCGGCCGCCGTCGCCGCCCTGTGCGACCGGCGTGCGGGCATCGGGGGCGACGGACTGCTGCACGTCGTGCGCTCCGCCGCGCATCCCGAGGCGAAGGGCATGGCGGCCGAGGCGGAGTGGTTCATGGACTACCGCAACGGCGACGGCTCCATCGCGGAGATGTGCGGCAACGGGGTGCGGGTATTCGCCCGCTACCTCCAGAGGGCCGGACAGGTGACCGAGGGGGACCTCAGGGTCGCCACGCGCGGGGGCGTGAAGAGCGTGCACCTCGCCAAGGAGGGTGACGTCACCGTCGGTATGGGCAAGGCACTCCTCCCCGAAGGGGAGGTGGTGGTGCGGGTGGGTGAGCGCAGCTGGCCCGCGCGGAACGTGAACATGGGCAACCCGCACGCGATCGCCTTCGTGGACGACCTCGCGCACGCGGGTGACCTGTTCACCGCGCCGCCGTTCAGCCCGGCCTCCGTGTATCCGGACGGCGTCAACGTCGAGTTCGTGGTCGACCGGGGCCCGCGGCATGTCGCGCTGCGCGTGCACGAGCGCGGGGCCGGGGAGACCCGCTCGTGCGGTACGGGCGCGTGTGCCGTCGCCGTGGCCACCGCCCGGCGCGACGGTGCCGACCCGGCCGTGACCGGAACCCCGGTGACGTACACCGTCGATGTGCCCGGCGGGCGCCTCGTGATCACCGAGAGGGCCGACGGTGAGATCGAGATGACCGGACCCGCGGTGATCGTCGCCGAGGGCGAGATCGACGCGGACTGGCTGGAAACCTCGGTGATCTGA
- a CDS encoding trypsin-like serine peptidase: protein MRRIRPPFIARHGNGGRRRTSPAPAAVGLALALALTATACGSDSGSSDASGEASSSAVDDGAGAGSGKITIPDGLRDKLKKHGIDIDKWKNGAWKNWDRDEWLREAEDYVNPIIEGLWNTARMRGADDPEKSVDANDLSGDQGVTDPTPTAVDAKAVPPAYHANVPEAGKVFFDAPEGTMVCSATVVEDPAHPGKSNLVWTAGHCVHAGRKGGWYRNLAFVPSYNNAGRSSAEVENTPRAQIAPYGVWWADWAQTSDQWIGQGGSTGGDGAPYDFAVIHVTPEKGGSGKSLEETVGSALPVDFGAPAVSQLDSITATGYPAAAPFDGETMYQCQDRPGRLSIVRSDPTMYRIGCTMTGGSSGGGWVATGSDGNPALVSNTSIGPVKSGWLAGPRLGKVAKGVYDKVSAKFAGQQ, encoded by the coding sequence ATGCGACGCATACGCCCACCTTTCATCGCCCGCCACGGGAACGGTGGGCGCCGCAGAACCTCCCCCGCGCCGGCCGCCGTCGGCCTCGCTCTGGCGCTCGCGCTCACCGCCACCGCCTGCGGCTCCGATTCCGGGAGCTCCGACGCGAGTGGGGAGGCCTCCTCCTCCGCGGTCGACGACGGTGCCGGTGCCGGTTCCGGGAAGATCACGATCCCGGACGGGCTCAGGGACAAACTCAAAAAGCACGGGATCGACATCGACAAGTGGAAGAACGGCGCCTGGAAGAACTGGGACAGGGACGAATGGCTGCGCGAGGCCGAGGACTACGTCAATCCCATCATCGAGGGTCTGTGGAACACGGCCCGGATGCGCGGCGCCGACGACCCTGAGAAGAGCGTCGACGCGAACGACCTCTCTGGCGACCAGGGCGTCACCGACCCGACGCCGACTGCGGTGGACGCCAAGGCCGTGCCGCCCGCCTACCACGCCAACGTGCCCGAGGCGGGCAAGGTGTTCTTCGACGCCCCTGAAGGCACGATGGTCTGTTCGGCGACCGTGGTGGAGGACCCCGCTCACCCCGGGAAGTCGAACCTCGTCTGGACGGCCGGTCACTGCGTGCACGCGGGCAGGAAGGGCGGCTGGTACCGCAACCTCGCCTTCGTGCCGTCGTACAACAACGCGGGCAGATCGAGCGCCGAGGTGGAGAACACCCCCCGCGCGCAGATCGCTCCCTACGGCGTCTGGTGGGCCGACTGGGCACAGACCTCGGACCAGTGGATCGGGCAGGGCGGTTCGACGGGCGGCGACGGAGCACCGTACGACTTCGCGGTCATCCATGTGACGCCGGAGAAGGGCGGCAGCGGCAAGTCGCTGGAGGAGACGGTCGGTTCGGCCCTCCCGGTGGACTTCGGCGCGCCCGCCGTCTCGCAGTTGGACAGCATCACGGCGACCGGGTACCCGGCGGCGGCCCCGTTCGACGGCGAGACGATGTACCAGTGCCAGGACAGGCCGGGACGCCTGTCGATCGTCAGGTCGGATCCGACGATGTACCGGATCGGCTGCACCATGACCGGCGGTTCCTCCGGCGGCGGCTGGGTCGCCACGGGCTCGGACGGCAACCCGGCCCTTGTCTCCAACACCTCGATCGGCCCGGTGAAATCAGGCTGGCTGGCGGGCCCGCGCCTGGGCAAGGTCGCCAAGGGCGTGTACGACAAGGTGAGCGCCAAGTTCGCCGGTCAGCAGTGA
- a CDS encoding M1 family metallopeptidase, translating to MLLNPRTRFTSALLASAVSVCLVAASAPAAPLGVGDRLFPHLGNPGYDVASYDLAFSYPGTNSKPLSAVTTIDAWTTTPLEQINLDFSHGTVASVEVDGEPASFTSADEDLVVTPREPLPAGSWMRITVRHTSDPVSPAGRDGGWVRTDDGLAMANQADVAHLVFPCNDHPSDKAMFTIRVTAPNGYTAVANGLPTGVDRVGTATTWTYRTQHPMATELAQVSIGRSTVVHRAGPHGLPVRDVVPTKDRALLEPWLKKTPAQIEWLESKVGRYPFETYGLLIAEASTGFELETQTLSLFERDLFTEPAYPAWYVDSIMVHELSHQWFGDSVSPRTWSDLWLNEGHATWYEALYAEEKAGRKMVDRMKAAYGASDRWRAAGGPPAAPKEPKPGQKIGIFRPNVYDGAALALYALRQEIGAPAFARVEKAWVGLHHDGVAGTADFERLASDIAGRDLSAFFQAWLYAEKTPPMPGHPDWKSVAPTA from the coding sequence ATGCTGCTCAACCCCCGTACCCGGTTCACGTCGGCGCTGCTCGCCTCCGCCGTCTCCGTCTGCCTCGTCGCCGCGAGTGCACCCGCGGCCCCCCTGGGCGTCGGCGACCGCCTCTTCCCGCACCTGGGCAACCCCGGGTACGACGTGGCGTCGTACGACCTCGCCTTCAGCTATCCGGGAACCAACAGCAAGCCACTGTCCGCCGTGACGACCATCGACGCCTGGACGACCACCCCGCTCGAACAGATCAACCTCGACTTCTCCCACGGCACGGTCGCCTCGGTCGAGGTCGACGGGGAGCCGGCGTCGTTCACCAGCGCCGACGAGGACCTGGTGGTGACGCCCCGGGAGCCGCTGCCCGCCGGGAGTTGGATGCGGATCACCGTGCGGCACACCAGCGACCCCGTGTCGCCGGCCGGCCGGGACGGCGGCTGGGTGCGGACGGACGACGGGCTCGCGATGGCCAACCAGGCCGATGTCGCCCACCTGGTGTTCCCGTGCAACGACCACCCCTCCGACAAGGCGATGTTCACCATCAGGGTCACCGCCCCGAACGGCTACACGGCCGTGGCCAACGGTCTGCCCACCGGCGTCGACCGGGTCGGTACGGCCACGACCTGGACGTACCGCACCCAGCACCCCATGGCCACCGAACTGGCCCAGGTGTCCATCGGCCGCTCCACCGTGGTGCACCGCGCCGGGCCGCACGGGCTGCCGGTCCGCGATGTCGTCCCCACCAAGGACCGCGCGCTGCTGGAGCCGTGGCTGAAGAAGACGCCCGCACAGATCGAGTGGCTGGAGAGCAAGGTCGGCCGCTACCCGTTCGAGACGTACGGGCTGCTCATCGCCGAAGCGTCGACCGGCTTCGAACTGGAGACACAGACACTCTCTCTCTTCGAAAGAGACCTCTTCACCGAGCCCGCGTACCCCGCCTGGTACGTCGACTCGATCATGGTGCACGAACTGTCCCACCAATGGTTCGGCGACAGCGTCAGCCCCCGCACCTGGTCCGACCTCTGGCTCAACGAAGGACACGCCACCTGGTACGAGGCCCTGTACGCGGAGGAGAAGGCGGGCCGGAAGATGGTGGACCGCATGAAGGCGGCGTACGGGGCCTCCGACCGCTGGCGGGCGGCCGGCGGGCCTCCGGCCGCCCCTAAGGAGCCCAAGCCCGGCCAGAAGATCGGCATCTTCCGCCCGAACGTCTACGACGGGGCAGCCCTCGCCCTCTACGCCCTGCGCCAGGAGATCGGCGCCCCGGCGTTCGCGCGGGTGGAGAAAGCCTGGGTGGGCCTCCACCACGACGGTGTCGCCGGAACCGCGGATTTCGAGCGCCTCGCCTCCGACATCGCCGGGCGTGATCTGAGCGCGTTCTTCCAGGCCTGGCTGTACGCGGAGAAGACACCGCCGATGCCCGGCCACCCTGACTGGAAGTCCGTCGCGCCCACGGCATAG
- the hflX gene encoding GTPase HflX translates to MTSSSSPSQDTERFAHAYPEGLRADALMEEDVAWSHEIDGDRDGDQFDRSERAALRRVAGLSTELEDVTEVEYRQLRLERVVLVGVWTTGTVRDADNSLAELAALAETAGALVLDGVVQRRDKPDAATYIGSGKANELRDIVIETGADTVICDGELSPGQLIHLEDVVKVKVIDRTALILDIFAQHAKSREGKAQVALAQMQYMLPRLRGWGQSLSRQMGGGKGGGLATRGPGETKIETDRRRIREKMAKMRREIAEMKTGREIKRQERRRNKVPSVAIAGYTNAGKSSLLNRLTGAGVLVENSLFATLDPTVRRAETPSGRLHTLTDTVGFVRHLPHHLVEAFRSTMEEVGEADLILHVVDGSHPVPEEQLAAVREVIRDVGASGVPEIVVINKADAADPLTLQRLMRMETRSIAVSARTGQGIDELLALIDNELPRPSVEIEALVPYTHGQLVARAHTDGEVISEEHTAEGTLLKARVHEELAAELAPYVPAAAAL, encoded by the coding sequence ATGACCTCCTCTTCTTCCCCTTCCCAGGACACTGAGCGCTTCGCGCACGCCTACCCCGAAGGTCTTCGGGCCGATGCCCTGATGGAAGAGGACGTCGCCTGGAGCCACGAGATCGACGGAGACCGGGACGGCGACCAGTTCGACCGCTCCGAGCGCGCGGCCCTGCGCCGCGTGGCGGGCCTCTCCACCGAACTCGAGGACGTCACCGAGGTCGAGTACCGCCAGCTCCGCCTGGAGCGGGTCGTGCTCGTCGGCGTGTGGACCACGGGGACCGTCCGGGACGCGGACAACTCGCTCGCCGAGCTCGCCGCCCTCGCGGAGACCGCGGGCGCACTCGTGCTCGACGGCGTCGTCCAGCGCCGCGACAAGCCCGACGCGGCCACGTACATCGGCTCCGGCAAGGCCAACGAGCTGCGGGACATCGTCATCGAAACGGGCGCGGACACCGTCATCTGCGACGGTGAGCTGAGCCCGGGCCAGCTGATCCACCTCGAAGACGTCGTCAAGGTCAAGGTCATCGACCGTACCGCCCTGATCCTCGACATCTTCGCCCAGCACGCCAAGTCCCGAGAGGGCAAGGCGCAGGTCGCACTCGCGCAGATGCAGTACATGCTGCCGAGGCTCCGCGGCTGGGGTCAGTCGCTGTCCCGTCAGATGGGCGGCGGCAAGGGCGGCGGGCTCGCCACCCGTGGTCCCGGTGAGACCAAGATCGAGACGGACCGGCGCCGGATCCGCGAGAAGATGGCGAAGATGCGCCGGGAGATCGCGGAGATGAAGACCGGCCGCGAGATCAAGCGCCAGGAGCGCCGCCGCAACAAGGTGCCCTCTGTCGCCATCGCCGGTTACACCAACGCCGGCAAGTCCTCGCTGCTCAACCGCCTCACGGGCGCCGGCGTGCTGGTCGAGAACTCCCTGTTCGCGACCCTCGACCCGACCGTGCGCCGGGCCGAGACCCCGAGCGGACGGCTGCACACGCTGACCGACACCGTCGGTTTTGTCCGCCACCTGCCGCACCACCTGGTCGAGGCGTTCCGCTCCACGATGGAGGAGGTCGGCGAAGCCGACCTGATCCTGCACGTGGTCGACGGTTCGCATCCGGTGCCGGAGGAGCAGCTGGCCGCCGTACGCGAGGTGATCAGGGACGTCGGCGCCAGCGGCGTACCCGAGATCGTCGTGATCAACAAGGCGGACGCGGCGGACCCGCTGACGCTCCAGCGGCTGATGCGGATGGAGACGCGTTCGATCGCGGTGTCCGCCCGCACCGGTCAGGGCATCGACGAACTGCTCGCGCTGATCGACAACGAGCTGCCCCGGCCCTCGGTCGAGATCGAGGCGCTCGTGCCGTACACCCACGGCCAGCTGGTCGCCCGTGCCCACACCGACGGCGAGGTGATCTCCGAGGAGCACACCGCGGAGGGCACGCTGCTCAAGGCGCGGGTGCATGAGGAGTTGGCGGCGGAACTGGCACCGTACGTTCCGGCGGCCGCGGCGCTTTAG
- a CDS encoding RelA/SpoT family protein translates to MSAEATNPASPGAVTSSPKLAASLEQDGPPSPRRRTRPRIDLRRLGRAAFLGSATRDRLPDAIGHVVEAHRAHHPDADLEPLRRAYVLAESSHRGQMRKSGEPYITHPLAVTLILAELGAETTTLTASLLHDTVEDTDVTLDQVGEEFGAEVRYIVDGVTKLEKVDYGTAAEPETFRKMLVATGNDVRVMSIKLADRLHNMRTLGVMRPEKQERIAKVTRDVLIPLAERLGVQALKTELEDLVFAILHPEEYQHTRELIVDNASRADDPLAEIADEVRAVLRDSGIQAEVLIRPRHFVSLHRASRKRGRLRGSDFGRVLVLVNEDADCYGVLGELHTCMTPVVSEFKDFIAVPKFNLYQSLHTAVARADGQVAEVLIRTHQMHKAAEAGVIALGNPYAPPSEEQSGSDRARTDPDGERIDPTRPGWLSRLLDWQEAAPDPDTFWSTLREDLAQDREITVFRADGGSLGLPEGASCVDAAYAQYGEDAHACIGARVNGRLATLSTVLRDGDTVQLLMGQDPASEPSREWLEHARTPVARIAIQRWLAAHPTHDDPLQGPESSGDPAEAEAARAAVDARPAQDGSDASPAAATAVVDQPGATVRLAGCCTPVPPDEVTGFAVRGGVVTVHRVECSGVAHMKSTGRAEVGVHWGDTTEARVTLVAESFGRPHLLADLTEAIALEGVAIVSATVEPPTQQRVRHTYTLQLSDAAHLPALMRAMRNVPGVYDVSRAQHHVAVP, encoded by the coding sequence ATGAGTGCGGAGGCCACGAATCCCGCGAGCCCAGGTGCTGTGACGTCCTCGCCCAAGCTCGCGGCCTCGCTGGAACAGGACGGGCCCCCGTCGCCCCGTCGACGGACCCGCCCCAGGATCGACCTGCGCCGACTGGGCAGAGCGGCGTTCCTCGGCTCCGCGACCCGCGACCGGCTGCCCGACGCCATCGGTCACGTCGTCGAGGCGCACCGCGCCCACCACCCCGACGCCGACCTGGAACCGCTGCGCCGGGCCTACGTCCTGGCCGAGTCCTCGCACCGCGGCCAGATGCGCAAGAGCGGCGAGCCGTACATCACCCACCCGCTCGCGGTGACCCTGATCCTCGCCGAACTCGGCGCCGAGACCACGACCTTGACGGCGTCTCTGCTCCACGACACCGTCGAGGACACGGACGTGACGCTGGATCAGGTCGGCGAGGAGTTCGGCGCCGAGGTCCGCTACATCGTCGACGGCGTCACCAAGCTGGAGAAGGTCGACTACGGCACCGCCGCCGAGCCCGAGACCTTCCGCAAGATGCTCGTCGCCACGGGGAACGACGTCCGCGTGATGTCGATCAAACTCGCCGACCGCCTGCACAACATGCGCACCTTGGGCGTGATGCGCCCCGAGAAGCAGGAGCGCATCGCCAAGGTGACCCGGGACGTGCTCATCCCGCTCGCCGAACGCCTGGGTGTCCAGGCGCTCAAGACCGAACTGGAAGACCTGGTCTTCGCGATCCTGCACCCCGAGGAGTACCAGCACACCCGGGAGCTGATCGTCGACAACGCGTCCCGCGCGGACGACCCGCTCGCCGAGATCGCCGACGAGGTACGCGCGGTACTGCGCGACTCGGGGATCCAGGCCGAAGTCCTCATCCGGCCACGGCACTTCGTGTCCCTGCACCGGGCGTCACGCAAACGCGGCCGGCTGCGCGGCTCCGACTTCGGGCGGGTCCTGGTGCTCGTCAACGAGGACGCCGACTGCTACGGCGTACTGGGCGAACTCCACACCTGTATGACGCCCGTCGTCTCGGAGTTCAAGGACTTCATCGCGGTCCCCAAGTTCAACCTCTACCAGTCGCTGCACACCGCCGTCGCCCGTGCGGACGGCCAGGTCGCCGAAGTACTCATCCGCACCCACCAGATGCACAAGGCCGCCGAGGCCGGTGTCATCGCGCTCGGCAATCCCTACGCTCCTCCTTCGGAGGAGCAGTCCGGCAGCGACAGGGCGCGGACCGACCCCGACGGCGAGCGCATCGACCCCACCCGGCCCGGCTGGCTGTCCCGTCTCCTCGACTGGCAGGAGGCCGCGCCCGACCCCGACACCTTCTGGTCGACTCTGCGCGAGGACCTGGCCCAGGACCGCGAGATCACCGTCTTCCGGGCCGACGGGGGCTCGTTGGGGCTGCCCGAAGGCGCGAGTTGCGTGGACGCCGCGTACGCGCAGTACGGCGAGGACGCGCACGCCTGCATCGGCGCCCGGGTCAACGGCCGGCTGGCGACGCTGAGCACGGTCCTGCGGGACGGCGACACGGTCCAGCTCCTCATGGGGCAGGATCCGGCCTCCGAGCCCTCCAGAGAGTGGCTGGAGCACGCGCGCACGCCCGTCGCCAGGATCGCCATCCAGCGCTGGCTGGCCGCCCACCCGACACACGACGATCCGTTGCAGGGGCCCGAGTCCTCCGGCGACCCCGCCGAGGCCGAGGCCGCCCGCGCGGCCGTCGACGCCCGCCCCGCCCAGGACGGCTCCGACGCGTCCCCGGCCGCCGCGACCGCCGTCGTCGACCAGCCCGGCGCGACCGTACGGCTGGCGGGCTGCTGTACGCCCGTACCGCCCGACGAGGTCACCGGCTTCGCCGTGCGCGGGGGAGTGGTGACCGTCCACCGGGTGGAGTGCTCCGGGGTGGCGCACATGAAGAGCACCGGGCGCGCGGAGGTCGGCGTGCACTGGGGGGACACCACCGAGGCCCGGGTCACCCTGGTCGCCGAATCGTTCGGGCGGCCCCATCTGCTGGCCGACCTCACCGAAGCCATCGCCCTGGAGGGTGTCGCCATCGTCTCGGCGACCGTCGAACCCCCGACCCAGCAGCGGGTGCGCCACACCTACACGCTCCAACTCTCCGACGCCGCGCACCTTCCGGCCCTCATGCGGGCCATGCGCAACGTGCCGGGCGTGTACGACGTGAGCCGGGCGCAGCATCACGTGGCGGTTCCCTGA